The Telopea speciosissima isolate NSW1024214 ecotype Mountain lineage chromosome 11, Tspe_v1, whole genome shotgun sequence genome includes the window CGGTGGTATTGAATCGGCACGGTATTGATCGAGGTCAATACTGATCTTTGGCCGATCTTAGGACAAGAATCGATATCGGATCCAGATCAGTCGATCTGACCCATACGGATCACAAGTACTTTGGTTTTTTTGAGGGACAACTTCACAGGCCCTCTTCCCTCCCCAAGAATCAACATCTAATCGAGTGACTTTTTTCGGCAGGCTGATCCGAAATGAACCCAATTCCTCTGTTCATGGAACCGTTGTCTACCGTGTAACAGAATTTGATGGAATACCACCAAGCCAACCTCAGGATTTGGTTGGTGAGTGGCCGTGGGGTTGGGGTGGGAGCAGGGAACCGTAGGGGGAGGGGGAGCCGGAGCTGAAGCCGGTGAGGACGGAAGAGGGAGAGCCcgaggagaaagagaaattggagatagagaagaagggggagaaggAAAGGGAGAGGGAAATTACAAAAGAATACCCTATCATAAAAAAttagtagaggatgtggatggGTAAATAAGTCTGATTACAATAATATCTTGTAATGCCGACACAGGGACCGATCCCTAAAATTGGTCTTTTCGACTTTTGTCTGACCTAAGCCTGATATATGTCAATTCGGATCGATATCAATAGAGACcaagaccgataccgatacttcaaTGCCTGGAGTAGACCAAGCAATGACAAACCAATGTCTCTCATAATAGAGTTTGACTAGTTATTTATATCTCAGGAGGTTCCCCGACTCTAGCAACATTCAAACCTCATATGGGGTTCTCTAAAATTGTtcaaaaatgtgttttaaatTTTTGTAAAATGACTTTgtcaaacttgaaaaaaatctaacctttttttttttggccgtggaaaaaaaaaacccctaacccAAAACATCAAACAACCAAGACCCTCTCGAATTTGAACCAGACCCAACCCTAGTCAAGCCtcaactaattttttttatatttattgaaCCAATCATATCTTTGTCAGCATTGTTATTTTAGGCAATTGttctactaaaaaaaatatatttaggcaattgaaaatagaaatgtAACCTACCTAGTGGACAACTAGTATGTCCCCTCTACAATCACATACTCACCTTATTTATTGTCTTGTATTTTCTTGATTATTTAAAGCATTATTTAAATACCTTATCTCACTTAATCCAATATTTAAACAAGTCCATTACACATAAGGGGATGCtggtaggggtgcaagtttggccttgtcggcccAAACCTGCCCTGAGTCagaacagggcctgggttgagatatcttggccctaAGGGCGAGCCAGGGTTAGAAATTTCTAAGcttgagtcagggttgggtcgggttagGTTCGGTCtgagggttgaggcctcagacCGAACCTGGcccgaccctattttaagttatactataaaatatatattgatatagtccagcccatgcatgtcccttccccctccccatgatcaggtcTAATCAGGGTCAACCTAGCcagaccctgagggcgggtcaaagttagatttttcaggccctgagttagggtcaggTCGGGTCCGGGCCTATTTAAGgagactcagggttgggttagggttttataaGGCCTGGCCCAACATGACCCTGTTGCACCCCTAGATGCTGGTATATAATTAAATAGCAAACAAAAATTGCAAAGCATAAGGCCAGAACCTAACACAGGGTCAGGGTCAGCCTGAGGTCTCTACCCTGGCCCGACCTGAATTTGACCTTGGGCCTGAAATTTCAAACCTAACCCATCCTTAggattgaaaaatccaacccaagtCCTGTTTGGGGGTCAGGGTGGGCTTGGCCGACAGAGCCAAACTTATTCCCTTAAATTATCATATACTTTCTTGATAGTCTTccagttttattatttaaagcattctcacataatttttttaataagcctccaattttaaaagttttattttgatttggtcAACTCAAATTGAGTTGAAACTGAACATGTCACCAGGGTGATTTCGACGTTAAAAAAAATCTCTGGTTGAAGTTCATGTTTGGTCTTTGACTTTAGATCCACCATTAGTTCGGGTCTTTTAACTGAATTACAGCAATCCGCAATATCGATACTCGCTCTAAAATCCTAATGATTAATGACACACGTAAGTATAATGGTATTAAACTATGCAACGATACGAAGACATCTAATAAGGCAAAGCACAGCTCACTCTCTGTCAAACCAATGCATGCTTAGCCGCATTGTTCTGACAGGGAGCCGCAAAGGAATCATTCTACTGCTGCCATAGTCTGAAAGAAGTAAATCTCATCTATCGCATCCGGACATATTAGCTACACCTGACACGACCACAGACTAAACCTGCTATTGTTCTACAAAAATTCGGCCGGGCACAATCAGACCAGCTATGTGCATGATACCCATGTGGACACATCCGTCCATAAAACCTGTTTCCTACCTATATAACTATTCATTTCGAGATGAATTTGAATCCCTtctgaatccaataaaaaaacccaCAGAGCTAATCATCTTCAACatttaatatttatttcatttctcaGAATCTTGAATTGGTTTATAGCAAATGATCTTACAATCACTGAGAACCCTTTCTCCCCTTACCCTCACCCCATACTCtcaaacacaaacacatacaACAAAAGCCCTTAATTCAGCTTTTACTTCAAAGATAACCTGGCCTCCTAATTAATGTATATCAtcagataagaaaaagaaaaagaagaagaagaagaagaaattttgcaGAAATTTTGCAGAACAATTAATCCAAATTTATAGCTTGACGATTTCAGGGATGTGAACAGGGTACCTATCAATGCAATCAGCCCATGGACTATCGGTAGACATTTTAATGTTGCGATTGCACTTCCAAACAGCACTGTTACACTTAAACCCACTTCCAAATGCGATCTGCCAAACCCTATCGCCTTTCTTCATTCTCCCCTTAGCTTCAATATAATCCAattcataccaaagagaagaagacgatGTGTTCCCAAATCGGTGCAACGTCATTCTCGACGGCTCAACATGTTCCGCCGATAGTTGCAAGTTCTTCTGCAATTCATCAATCACAGCTCTCCCTCCGGCATGGATACAGAAATGTTCAAATGCTTGCTTGAAATCAGGAATATAAGGCTTCAATTTTGGGTTAAATAGCTTCTTTCCTATGAGTGTGAAGAGGAATAACAGCTGCTCCGATGCTGGCAACACCAACGGTCCCATCGTCGTGATGTTCGACTTCAATGCTTCTCCGGCGATCGCCATGAGATCTTTAGATAGCGCAGTCCCAACCTTCCCTTGAGGATCCTCCTCTTGGTACACACAGCGGTAAGCCTTATCGTCCGCTCCCTATTATAATAAAGTGTTTGAGACAATTGGTGTAAAATGATATAGGAAAAAGAGCTTTGTCCAGGCCATTCAGCTCTCCTCctgccgtggcgggagctggaggatccagcccccTAAAAATAGGgatgtttgggtcatttcacaggtggatTCTGATCCTCTACGGTCGGACAAGTAGCGGCCTTGAACTCTGTCCAAGCCATTCGACTCTCCTcaagccgtggcgggagctggggATACAATCCAGCAAAAACAAGGGTGTTTAGGTCATTTTATAGGTGGACTCTGATCCTCTACAGCTGGACAGGTAGCGGCCTTGGTGCGGCCCACACCTAGATACGGGCAAAATGGCCGACCTACCCACTGCACGAGCATCATGCTCGGGTGGGGTCCAAATTGTTCACTGGAGGACCCTCCtatgaaaataccaaaccccccCCCTATTTTTGGTGGGCTGGTCCTCCacctcccgccacggctggaggagagcccaAGTCCCTGCTCCTGTGCTTCCAGAGGAAtgttcatcctctcaagtgtggtgcactgcctAGTGCACAGTCCAACCATAAAAACATGGATACCGACACCTTTTTATGCTTTCAAGTGTTGGGTAAACGATgaatctttatcctctcaggttccctgtccggtATAGTTCATtcgattcctctcatagggagcgAAAATAACCACCTTATCCCCTGCTCGAATACACTACCCGGATGGGGttcacccccctcttattagaggtacttgggaactgtaccggacagagaacctaagaggataattttctttaaatgattggattctcaagtgtggtgcactaggcatgataaatttgagaggataaattacAGTGCACCACACTCGAGAAGATAAATTTTCGACTCCGGAGACAGGATGGGACGAAATGATCATCCCACCCCCCATGAAATGTGAAAATCCCACCCTGACGCAAGAGCTATGCTCTCTGGACAGAATTGAAAACTCTTTTCCCAAATGAtatataatttaagaatttaatttacCTTGTGGGTGCGGACCAGATGGACGAGCCGGTACTTGGCGCGCCTCGAATCCTTGCTACGATTCGAGAGAAGGATCGCAGCACTCCCCATACGAAACAAACAATTTGGTAGAAGCATAGCTCTGTTGTTCCCACTGTAATAATTAGGAGTCATAATCTCAGTACTCACAATCAAAGCATAAGAATTTGGGTGAACTTGAAGAAGATCACGAGCTAGATCAACAGACAAAAGCCCAGCACTGCAACCCATTCCAGATAAATTAAAGCTTCTAATATTACTTCTCATCTTATACTTGTTCACCACCATAGCTGACAATGAAGGTGTAGGACAGAATAAACTGCAATTCACGACGAGTATATCGATATCTTTCGCCTTGATTCCAGTTTTATTGAAGAGATTATCAATAGCAGAGAAGATAAGTAACTCAGCTTCACTTCTTGCATCTTCCATGGTTGGTGTAGGAGGGATATAATGAATCGCAGGTGGAAGACACGTTTCTTCGCCGACTCCGGATCGTTCAAGGATCCGCATTTGGAATTCGACACTTTTAGGGTTATCTATGAGAATGAGTTTTGAGTGTTCCATAAAGGTGGAGGAGGGTACACGGCAGGTG containing:
- the LOC122645459 gene encoding 3-ketoacyl-CoA synthase 6-like, with product MPSTLPNFSNSVKLKYVKRGYQVLVNHLFTFLLIPLMAGILLEVLRIGPDETLKLWSSLRFDFVQVLVAIFLIVIITTVYFMSKPRPIYLVDYSCFKPPFTCRVPSSTFMEHSKLILIDNPKSVEFQMRILERSGVGEETCLPPAIHYIPPTPTMEDARSEAELLIFSAIDNLFNKTGIKAKDIDILVVNCSLFCPTPSLSAMVVNKYKMRSNIRSFNLSGMGCSAGLLSVDLARDLLQVHPNSYALIVSTEIMTPNYYSGNNRAMLLPNCLFRMGSAAILLSNRSKDSRRAKYRLVHLVRTHKGADDKAYRCVYQEEDPQGKVGTALSKDLMAIAGEALKSNITTMGPLVLPASEQLLFLFTLIGKKLFNPKLKPYIPDFKQAFEHFCIHAGGRAVIDELQKNLQLSAEHVEPSRMTLHRFGNTSSSSLWYELDYIEAKGRMKKGDRVWQIAFGSGFKCNSAVWKCNRNIKMSTDSPWADCIDRYPVHIPEIVKL